The Stigmatella ashevillena genomic sequence CGCTGGAGCGGGATGAGCACCAGGTGGTGCTCGGCATCGCGCGCCGCGAGAGCCCGGAGCTGATCGGCGTCATCAACCTGTTCGATCTGGACTTCCGGAGCCGGCGGGCGGAGTTCGGCCTCTTCATTGGAGACCGCTCGCTGTGGGGCCAGGGGTATGGCACCGAGGCCACGCGGATGATGCTGGACTATGGCTTCGGCACGCTGAACCTGAGCCGCGTGTGGCTTCAGGTGTTCGCCCACCACGCGGCGGGCATTCGCGCTTATGAGAAGGCGGGCTTCCGGCGGGAAGGCGTGCTGCGCGAGCAGCATTACGCGGAAGGCAAGTTCGTGGACGCGGTGGTGATGGGCATCCTGCGCGCGGAGTGG encodes the following:
- a CDS encoding GNAT family N-acetyltransferase, with product MKNPFVTGPRLYLRPIEREDAPQLAVFVNDPNVRRTLLLHRPLNVAQEYAFVESLERDEHQVVLGIARRESPELIGVINLFDLDFRSRRAEFGLFIGDRSLWGQGYGTEATRMMLDYGFGTLNLSRVWLQVFAHHAAGIRAYEKAGFRREGVLREQHYAEGKFVDAVVMGILRAEWMPLSLPQ